Within the Apis cerana isolate GH-2021 linkage group LG9, AcerK_1.0, whole genome shotgun sequence genome, the region tgGTTgtacatctttttttattaatttttgttttttataagcTAAGTCatgtgtataaattattattgttaaaggATACTTTgttataaactaaaataataaatttttattttcattttattgttattgttatttattattaaaatataaaattttaaattttatatttattaataatagttaataaatattcgtactACTtactttttgattatttaaattatctataaataataatgatgttttatataatgattttatataattatgaaacatttttataataaataaattttattataatgaaaaatatttcacatatattatactttatatctagaaacttttttatgattactattatatttatcatataaatatcataccattttatatttaagaaattatttaaaaaactattgaaTTGtacttgttaaaaatatacttatttcaataacaaatataattacaataataaataattctattttttatgttttataaatatatattattaaataagattttttatttgcgattttattcttattttaattaattttaatatataaatatatataaatgtatattcaatataaatattgaatatgtgaactgttaattaataagtaactAAAATTTAGTTGGCCAttctgattataatataaatatatatttcgatctgTTTGTTTTGAtgtcaataatatttgaatacatGTTAAAGTGGTGAAAAatggtatatttaaaaaataataataataaataaatattaaatttaattatttttatttattttatatattttttttcagttacctttatcattattaagaaCAGCTCAAAACCATCCTATGGTAAGTTtcgaatttacattttaagacgaaaaaattttacgaattagttaaatgatattaagattctctcttaattaaataataataattctcttttaatattatattttatagctaGTTGAACTTAAGAATGGTGAAACATATAATGGACATTTAGTTAGTTGTGATAGTTGGATGAATATAAATCTCAGAGAGGTTATATGTACATCTAGGGTATAGTAATAATGctcatattcaaattaatatgatatttcataaattagtctttataatataatgtatattatatattatttaggaTGGTGATAAATTTTGGAGAATGCCTGAATGTTATATTCGAGGtagtacaattaaatatttacgaattcCTGATGAAGTTATAGATATGGTAAAAGAAGATGTACAAATGAAATCAAGAGGACGTGGAGAAATGAAAGGAAGAGGACAAAGTCAACGAGGCCGTGGTAGTGGCAgaggtataataatatataataacatttcattctatttttattataaaaaatatttttttataggtaCTTTTGGTCGTGGTGGAAGAGGTCCTGCAGCTCTTGGTCGTGGCGGAGGTAATCAAGGaaataaatctcaaaataaagcaagaacaaaataaagttatattattttatttcgtgtagttaaattaataattcccattttatctttttttttgaaaatatattcgcaacattcatataaaacaaaactgtttcttttattttataagaaatttcatttgcaaTATGTTACAACTGTTATTCTTCATAGTTAATTTATACtgaattagtaaaattaacatatcaaatctttatatcaaatttaatatcaaaacttGTAAAAggcaagaaatatttatttcatttacatgAAATAGAAGACACATAAAAtgtattctcttttatttatttatacacgcAATTCTGATTCGCTAAACGtagaataaaagttaaatagtATTATACAATGATaacatgaattatttatttatttttaaaagaataatagttTAGCTATAATGAATTTGATTACGTCACTTGTTTGTAAGTTTGTCATATCGATGAAAGGAAAATTGTAAATCGATACAAAATATGTCTTATATTTAACGGATACACAATGATAAGTGTATAGGATAACTTTTAAGTTTTCTGTgcctgcaaaaaaaaaaatatcaatattaagacatattataataaaatcgtacaattatttatatatacttactttattaaatctcaaatttatttttttggaaatggaATTATGTTTATCGTCCttcaactataataaaaaaaaaattaatttttcttaatatttttaattaaaactatataaaaatccaaAAGTAAACTTACTATATGAAGCTAAATCTATTTCATCTGGTAATTCTGTAATGTTAACATCAAATCGTTCTTGAACATCATTTAATATCTTAGCATCACTTTCATCACTTACTAGTGTAATGGCAAGACcctaaaatattatgataaatataaaaataatatatatatattataattactataataattatttctctctctctctctctctctatatatatatagacatatatatatatatatatatatatatatacacatatatataaaatatatatataaaaattatttatttaaatatcaaataaatattaaccttTGTACCAAAACGACCAGCTCTAGCTACTCGATGTAAGTATGTGTCTGAATCTTCTggcatatcataattaaatactatGTTTACGCGCTCAATATCCATACCACGTCCAAATAAATTTGTAGCTACAAGAATTcgctaaaataataagtacttatttgtaattatttagacataaataatgtataatacatataagttatattaaatattatagttatagttaaatattataagttatattaatatataaatttacaatttaatacttACTTTTTGGAAATCTTTAAATTGTTGATACCTTGATAACCGTTCTTCTTGAGTCATACCTCTATGTATACCAATTGCAGGAAAATTTTGTTCTGTTAAAAGTTGTGCCAAGGCCATGCACCTTTGTACAGATTTTACAAAGATAACAAcctatagaataatttaagatatagaaataaaaattatagtaatttaatatgtatgataaaaattttaaacttaaattagaacaatataatttaattgatttctgCGGACAAACCTGATTAAATTCAAGTACATCAAGCAATTCAAATAGcttcttattcttttcattttctttaagtTTCACATAATGTTGTTGTAGACCATGCAACGTGAGTTTCGCTTCATCATCCACATAGACTTCCATGGGCTGCGCaaagaatgttttttataagattatctattttattctaaagatAATCATaccttcataatttttatattcaatataatattttcgtagATGTGACACATGAAAAAAtacttcaatatttattgaagttGAAAATGTGATGAAATTTGtgatgaatgaaattaattattaaatgtaaaaaaaataattgaaaataaatttgaaacgaaaaattacaaacgaaaatttaagaaatgaaacaaatgatatgaaaatgtagagtattttttatataaatgtccCAATTTCTCCCGCTTCCTTGATAAtggtaattatatatcaagtgactataaataaaatgcatttaGATGATTTCGAGAACTTTCCGCTTGAGCTCTCATTTTTTGCACTTATTTGTCGATCGGATTAGTCATACTGGTTACATACGGTCCGGCGACTTCCATCTCTGGGTAGTGCCAACAACGAAAACTCAGCAGTCACCCCAACAGAACTAAGAAGGCGCACCCATGAATGTTCTGTGTCACACATCCGCTGGCCACTCGATGCCAAATCTCTTCTCCCAAATTCTAGTACATTCAGAATATATGCCCAGAATTGGCCTTGATTATTGTTGGTATGCTCatatatcacaaaatttaATGGCCTCTGGGATATACTTTAACATCGCGATTTAAATAGCTTATAATTTGTGATACACAAActgatttatatttagttttcaTATAGGTAGGCACGACCAAACTATATATTAACACTTCCATTTTCACTCCTATGAATTGATTACTGACCTCCATtaacattttttgtaaaatatcaaaatattgttgTTTCAATTATAGACAAGATGAACGCGAATAAATTCTAGACATATGCCACATAATTACAGTATTGTCATCCTAGCTAACCCCAGTTTCCCATATATCCTCTTGCATCTTCTTTCTTGCGCACTTCTGTCTTCAGGTTGTCTTGAAATCTTCTTGGCCCCCCACCCAATTGGAAACTGCTTTCAATGCTGCtctaagttatttaaaaatctacccTTCCCTTTCACCTGACTGAATCATTTACCCATAGAAATGGTAGAAACATTTTCCACCTAA harbors:
- the LOC107992652 gene encoding U6 snRNA-associated Sm-like protein LSm4 isoform X1, which produces MLPLSLLRTAQNHPMLVELKNGETYNGHLVSCDSWMNINLREVICTSRDGDKFWRMPECYIRGSTIKYLRIPDEVIDMVKEDVQMKSRGRGEMKGRGQSQRGRGSGRGIIIYNNISFYFYYKKYFFIGTFGRGGRGPAALGRGGGNQGNKSQNKARTK
- the LOC107992652 gene encoding U6 snRNA-associated Sm-like protein LSm4 isoform X2, with the translated sequence MLPLSLLRTAQNHPMLVELKNGETYNGHLVSCDSWMNINLREVICTSRDGDKFWRMPECYIRGSTIKYLRIPDEVIDMVKEDVQMKSRGRGEMKGRGQSQRGRGSGRGTFGRGGRGPAALGRGGGNQGNKSQNKARTK